The Delphinus delphis chromosome 2, mDelDel1.2, whole genome shotgun sequence genome contains a region encoding:
- the KLHL25 gene encoding kelch-like protein 25 translates to MSVSVHETRKSRSSTGSMNITLFHKASHPDCVLAHLNTLRKHRMFTDVTLWAGDRAFPCHRAVLAASSRYFEAMFSHGLRESRDDTVNFQDNLHPEVLELLLDFAYSSRIVINEENAESLLEAGDMLQFHDVRDAAAEFLEKNLFPSNCLGMMLLSDAHQCRRLYEFSWRMCLVHFEAVRQSEDFNSLSKDTLLDLISSDELEAEDERVVFEAILQWVRHDLERRKAHLPELLRGVRLALLPSDCLKEAVSGEALLMADERTRLIVDEALRCKARILQNDGVVTSPCARPRRAGHTLLILGGQTFMCDKIYQVDHKAKEIIPKADLPSPRKEFSASAIGCKVYVTGGRGSENGVSKDVWVYNTVHEEWSKAAPMLIARFGHGSAELENCLYVVGGHTSLAGVFPASPSVSLKQVEKYDPGANKWTMVAPLRDGVSNAAVVSAKLKLFVFGGTSIHRDMVSKVQCYDPAENRWTIKAECPQPWRYTAAAVLGSQIFIMGGDTEYTAASAYRFDCETNQWTRIGDMTAKRMSCHALASGNKLYVVGGYFGTQRCKTLDCYDPTSDTWNCITTVPYSLIPTAFVSTWKHLPA, encoded by the coding sequence ATGTCGGTCAGCGTCCATGAGACCCGCAAGTCGCGGAGCAGCACGGGCTCCATGAACATCACGCTGTTCCACAAGGCCTCGCACCCCGACTGCGTGCTGGCGCACCTCAACACGCTGCGCAAGCACCGCATGTTCACGGACGTCACGCTCTGGGCCGGCGACCGCGCCTTCCCCTGCCACCGCGCCGTGCTGGCCGCCTCCAGCCGCTACTTCGAGGCCATGTTCAGCCATGGCCTGCGGGAGAGCCGCGACGACACGGTCAACTTCCAGGACAACCTGCACCCCGAGGTGCTGGAGCTGCTGCTGGACTTCGCCTACTCGTCCCGCATCGTCATCAACGAGGAGAACGCAGAGTCGCTGCTCGAGGCGGGTGACATGCTGCAGTTCCATGACGTGCGTGATGCAGCCGCCGAGTTCCTGGAGAAGAACCTGTTCCCGTCCAACTGCCTGGGCATGATGCTGCTGTCGGACGCCCACCAGTGCCGCCGGCTCTACGAGTTCTCGTGGCGCATGTGCCTGGTGCACTTCGAGGCCGTGAGGCAGAGCGAGGACTTCAACAGCCTGTCCAAGGACACCCTGCTGGACCTCATCTCGAGTGACGAGCTGGAGGCGGAGGACGAGCGTGTGGTCTTTGAGGCCATCCTGCAGTGGGTCAGGCACGACCTGGAGCGGCGCAAGGCCCACCTGCCTGAGCTGCTGCGCGGCGTGCGGCTGGCCCTGCTGCCATCCGACTGCCTGAAGGAGGCCGTGTCGGGTGAGGCCCTGCTCATGGCTGACGAGCGCACCCGGCTCATCGTGGACGAGGCGCTGCGCTGCAAGGCCCGCATCCTACAGAACGACGGCGTGGTCACCAGCCCCTGTGCCCGGCCGCGCAGGGCTGGACACACGCTGCTCATCCTCGGGGGCCAGACCTTCATGTGTGACAAGATCTACCAGGTGGACCACAAGGCCAAGGAGATCATCCCCAAGGCGGACCTGCCCAGCCCTCGCAAGGAGTTCAGCGCCTCGGCCATCGGCTGCAAGGTCTATGTGACCGGGGGCCGGGGCTCCGAGAACGGGGTCTCTAAGGACGTGTGGGTGTACAACACCGTCCACGAGGAGTGGTCCAAGGCGGCGCCCATGCTCATCGCCCGCTTCGGCCACGGCTCAGCCGAGCTGGAGAACTGCCTCTACGTGGTCGGAGGGCACACGTCCCTGGCTGGCGTCTTCCCGGCCTCGCCGTCTGTCTCCCTGAAGCAGGTGGAGAAGTACGACCCCGGGGCTAACAAGTGGACGATGGTGGCCCCGCTGAGGGATGGCGTCAGCAATGCCGCGGTCGTGAGCGCCAAGCTGAAGCTCTTTGTCTTCGGGGGGACCAGCATCCACCGGGACATGGTGTCCAAAGTCCAGTGCTACGACCCTGCAGAGAACCGGTGGACGATCAAGGCCGAGTGTCCCCAGCCTTGGCGGTACACCGCTGCCGCCGTCCTGGGCAGCCAGATATTCATCATGGGAGGCGACACGGAGTACACAGCTGCCTCGGCCTACCGCTTCGACTGCGAGACCAACCAGTGGACGCGGATCGGGGACATGACTGCCAAGCGCATGTCCTGCCACGCCCTGGCCTCGGGCAACAAGCTCTACGTGGTGGGGGGCTACTTCGGGACCCAGCGGTGTAAGACCCTGGACTGCTATGACCCCACCTCGGACACGTGGAACTGCATCACCACCGTGCCCTACTCGCTCATCCCCACGGCCTTCGTCAGCACCTGGAAGCACCTGCCCGCATGA